In Pseudosulfitobacter pseudonitzschiae, the sequence CATCGACTGGCGCAGCCTGGAAGGCATCGCATCTATCGGCATCACCGCTGGCGCATCCGCACCCGAAGTGTTGATTAACGAGGTGATCGACGCCCTCAAAGCACGGTTCGACGTGACCACCGAAATGGTCGAAACCGCCGTGGAAAACGTGGAGTTCAAAGTGCCGCGCGTGCTACGCACCCCTGCCTGACCCACCCGAAGGAGACCCGAATGCCCAAGACCACTGGCCTTAGCCACCTCGGACTTGCTGTGCGCGATCTCGACACGACAACGGGTTTCTTTGTCAAATGTCTGGGTTGGCTGCAAATCGCCCAAGACCTGTCCTATCCAAGCAACACGGTCTCTGACGGCAATCTGCACCTGACCCTGTGGCAGACACAGCCAGCCGCCACGTCGTTCAATCGGCGCACCCAGATCGACCTGCACCAACTTGCGCTGTCCGTACCCGACCAAGACAGCCTGATCGAAACTGCAAAGCTGGTCGCAGGCTGGCCCGGTGTCACCGTCGACATCATGCCCCAAGCGGTGGGCGACGGCCCCGCACAGCATATGATGTTCGCCGAACCGGGCGGCGTCGCGATGGAACTGGTATGGGACGGAGACCCATCACCTCGCCACCGGTTGTCATGACAGGACGCCCCCCGATGACCACACCCCCCCGAGCACCGCTGATCTTGGGCCTTTTGGGCCTGATCCCCTTTGTCTGGGGCGCGGCCACTGTCCTGAATGCCGACCTTGCCGAATGGTCCATGCGCACGCTGGGGTCGCGGTTCGTCGGCCCCTATGTGCAGCTGTTCTATGGCGCTGTGATCCTGTCGTTTATGTCGGGCGTTCTTTGGGGGTTTGCCACCAAAGCCGAAGGGGCCCAAGCGGCCACTGGCTATGCACTGTCAGTGATCCCTGCACTTTGGGCGTTCCTAATGACTGGCAACGGACCTGTCGCGGCTGGGCTGAACCTGATGGCGGGCTTCACGGGGCTGCTGCTGCTTGATTTCGCCTTTTGGCGTTGGGGGCTGGCCCCTGTGTGGTGGATGCCCTTGCGGGTTCTGCTGACCGGCATCGTGCTGATATGTCTGGCCATCGGGGTCTTTGCATGAGCGACAAAGCCACGTTGGAAGTCTACGCGGCCCAAGCGGCAAATTACGCCGCCATGACCGACCACAAAGATCCGCAACTGACCGATTTCATGGCGGCCCTCGGACGGGGCCGCATTCTGGATCTGGGTTGCGGTCCGGGCCGCGCGGCGGGTCGAATGGCGCGGGCAGGCTTTGATGTGGTCGCAATGGACGCAGTTCCCGAAATGGTGGTAATGGCTGCACAACACAGTGGCGTGACGGCGCAACTTGGCACTTTTGAAGATATCAACGGCCATTATGATGGCATCTGGGCCAACTTCAGCCTGCTACACGCCCCACGCGCTGACATGCCCCGCCATCTGGCCGCGATCAAGACGGCTCTGCGCAGCGGCGGGCTGTTTCACATCGGCATGAAACTGGGTACCGGCGCGGCCCGCGACAGCATCGGGCGGCTCTACACCTACTATCCCGAAGACGAATTGACCGAACTTCTGACGCAGGCAGGCTTTGTCATCGACGCCCGCGCGCATGGACGTGACAAGGGGCTGGACGGCACCTATGCCAACTGGCTATGTCTGCGCGCTCATGGCTGATTTATTTGCATATACCGATGGCGCGTGCAGCGGCAATCCCGGCCCGGGCGGCTGGGGTGCCTTGATGCTGGCAATGGAAAACGGGACTGTGGTCAAGCAACGCGAATTGCACGGCGGCGAAGCTGCGACCACCAACAACCGCATGGAATTGCTGGCCGCGATCAACGCGCTCGAGGCGCTGGAGCGCGCCAGCAAGATCACCGTGGTGACCGACAGCAACTATGTCAAAAACGGCATAACGTCGTGGATCTTCGGCTGGAAAAAGAACGGCTGGAAAAATGCCGCAAAAAAGCCGGTGGCCAATGCAGAACTTTGGCAGCGACTGGATCAGGCCCAAGCCCGCCATGACGTGACATGGAAATGGGTCAAGGGCCACGCAGGCCACCCCGAAAACGAACGCGCCGATGCACTGGCGCGCGCCGGGATGGCTCCTTACAAGACCAAGTCGAAATGAAATCCGTTGTCTGCCCCGTGGCCCTGCATCCCGATGGTGCGCCACGCCGTCTGGCCATCGCGACCCACCCGCAAATTGCGCTGGTGCACAGCACCCTACCGCAGGCTGCACGCCCTGAAAATGCGGCCGCACAGGCGCTTTTTGCCGTCGGCGGGCTGGAAACACGCGCAGCCCTGCTGCTGGGCACCTCTGACAACATCGTCAAAGCCGAGCGCTGGCACTTTGCGCTGTGCCGCACTGTACCGCCTGTGCGCGACCTGTGGCAAAACGCAGACCCGGACGGCGAGTTGCGACGCTTCGGATGGTTGGCGCTGGATGGCACCGCACCTGACGACATCGCACAGGTATATCAACGTGCGCTCGACTGGATCAGGGGTGCATTATGAGCTGGCTGGCGCTTCTCGATTTCGGCTCGGTGCTGATCTTTGCGCTGACCGGCGCACTGGTTGCCAGCCGCGCCCAGATGGACCCCGTCGGCTTTCTGTTCATCGCCTGCCTGACCGCAATGGGCGGCGGCACCCTGCGTGATGTGTTGCTGGACCGCAATCCGGTGTTCTGGATTGCCCAGCCCACGTATATCGCCGTCGCCTGCGGGGCGGCCATCGTGGTGTTCTTTACCGCCCACCTGCTGGAAAGCCGCCTGCGCACGCTGGTCTGGCTGGACAGTTTTGCGCTGGCCATCGCCGTGCCTGCGGGGGCCGGTGTTGCGCTGGACCTTGGCGCGCCGGCACCCATCGTAGTCCTGATGGGCATGATCACCGGCTGCATGGGTGGCCTGATGCGGGACGTCGTAGTGGGTGACGTGCCCGTTGTACTGAAGCAGGGCGAACTTTACGTCTCGGCTGCCTTTGGCGGCGCGCTGGCGCTGTGGGTGACGTCAACCTATGTGGCAACAGGGCTGCCTGCGTTGGCCGCAGGTGCGGGTATCACATGGATCTTGCGTGCAGGATCACTCGCCTTTGGCTGGCAACTGCCAACCTATCGGTCAACCCCGCCAAAATCCTGAACCCCAGCAATCGGCCAGCTATCTGCGCCAATGGGTCGGGACAATAACCAGCGCCCCGATGCTGGACACAATCGCGTTCAGCCCCGCGCTGGAAAACCCGAACCCGAACATCAGCCGCACGAAATAAAACAAAAACGCACCACCAATGCAGATAATGATGCTTTGCAAGATGCCATTGTGGGTAAAGCCCGAACGCTCCGAGACATAGCCGACGATGCCCGCGATCACCACGGTGCCTATCAGGACGGGAAACATCGCGTCTCTCCTAAAGCTGCGTACCTGCGGGCAACGCCGTACCGCGCAGGAACTCTGTGACATCCTGCGCCCCGCGGCCTGCCTTTTGCAAGCGGGTCAATCGCACGGCGCCCGTACCACACGCAACGCACAGCGTATCGTCCAGCACCACCCCCGCAGCACCCTGCCCCTCTGCCAGACGGCTGCCCAACACCTTGATGCGCACGCCCTCCCGTTCGAACCACGCGCCGGGAAACGGCGAAAGCCCGCGAATTTGGCGGTCCACGTCCACCGCATCACGCGACCAGTCCAACGCCGCCTCGGCCTTGTCAATCTTGTGGGCATAGGTCACGCCCTCCTCGGGCTGCGCCTGTGGTTCCAACCCGTCCAGTTGTTCCAGCGCCGCGACGATGGCGCCCGCGCCCAGCGCGCTCAGCCGGTCGTGCAACTCGGCCGTCGTCTCGGTCTCGCCAATTGGCGTCACCTCGCGCAGCAGCACCGGCCCTGTATCCAACCCTGCCTCCATCTGCATGATGCACACGCCGGTGTCAGCATCGCCCGCCATGATCGCACGGTGGATCGGTGCCGCCCCGCGCCAGCGTGGCAACAGGCTTGCGTGAATATTCAGGCACCCGCGCGCCGGTGCATCCAGAATGGCTTGGGGCAGGATCAATCCATAAGCGACAACCACGGCCACATCTGCCTGCAACGCAGCAAATTCCGCCTGTGCTTCGGGCGCTTTCAACGACACCGGATGACGCACCTCCAGCCCCAACGCGGCGGCGCGGGCGTGAACAGGTGTGGGCCGATCCTTTTTGCCACGCCCCGCCGGACGCGGTGGCTGGCAATAAACGGCTGCAATCTCGTGGCCTGCATCCACCAGCGCGTCCAGCACCGGCACCGAAAAATCAGGCGTGCCCATAAAGATAATACGCATAGGGTGTCCTTTCCTGTCCGTCAGGCACTAACGCGATTTGCGCGCCTTGCGGATCAGCATATCGCGTTTCACACGGCCCAGATTGTCAAAATACATCCGCCCCGCCAGATGGTCGATCTGGTGTTGCACCGAACGCGCCTCAAGCCCTTCGAAATCGCGGCGGTCAATCATGCCCTGCGGGTTCAAAAACCGGACAGTCACATTTTTGGGGCGGATAATCTCGGCATGGACACCGGGCAGATTGGGCGAGGCTTCTGTGCCCGCTTCAACCTCGTCCGACGCTGTCAGGATCATCGGGTTTGCCAGCAGAATACGGCGACTGCGGTCCGGTGTGGCATCGACCACCGCCACTTGCAGCATCACCCCGATCTGCGGTGCAGCCAGACCGACGCCGGGCATTGCGTCCATCGTCTCGACCATATCGGCCCACAGTGCGCGAATCTCGTCGGTGATCGTCTCGACCGGCGCTGTGGCCGTGCGCAAACGCTTGTCCGGCCATGGGACAAACGGGCGCACGGTCATGTAGCGATCGCTTCATATTCGGCCAGCAA encodes:
- a CDS encoding VOC family protein → MPKTTGLSHLGLAVRDLDTTTGFFVKCLGWLQIAQDLSYPSNTVSDGNLHLTLWQTQPAATSFNRRTQIDLHQLALSVPDQDSLIETAKLVAGWPGVTVDIMPQAVGDGPAQHMMFAEPGGVAMELVWDGDPSPRHRLS
- a CDS encoding class I SAM-dependent methyltransferase codes for the protein MSDKATLEVYAAQAANYAAMTDHKDPQLTDFMAALGRGRILDLGCGPGRAAGRMARAGFDVVAMDAVPEMVVMAAQHSGVTAQLGTFEDINGHYDGIWANFSLLHAPRADMPRHLAAIKTALRSGGLFHIGMKLGTGAARDSIGRLYTYYPEDELTELLTQAGFVIDARAHGRDKGLDGTYANWLCLRAHG
- the fmt gene encoding methionyl-tRNA formyltransferase encodes the protein MRIIFMGTPDFSVPVLDALVDAGHEIAAVYCQPPRPAGRGKKDRPTPVHARAAALGLEVRHPVSLKAPEAQAEFAALQADVAVVVAYGLILPQAILDAPARGCLNIHASLLPRWRGAAPIHRAIMAGDADTGVCIMQMEAGLDTGPVLLREVTPIGETETTAELHDRLSALGAGAIVAALEQLDGLEPQAQPEEGVTYAHKIDKAEAALDWSRDAVDVDRQIRGLSPFPGAWFEREGVRIKVLGSRLAEGQGAAGVVLDDTLCVACGTGAVRLTRLQKAGRGAQDVTEFLRGTALPAGTQL
- a CDS encoding trimeric intracellular cation channel family protein, with amino-acid sequence MSWLALLDFGSVLIFALTGALVASRAQMDPVGFLFIACLTAMGGGTLRDVLLDRNPVFWIAQPTYIAVACGAAIVVFFTAHLLESRLRTLVWLDSFALAIAVPAGAGVALDLGAPAPIVVLMGMITGCMGGLMRDVVVGDVPVVLKQGELYVSAAFGGALALWVTSTYVATGLPALAAGAGITWILRAGSLAFGWQLPTYRSTPPKS
- the def gene encoding peptide deformylase yields the protein MTVRPFVPWPDKRLRTATAPVETITDEIRALWADMVETMDAMPGVGLAAPQIGVMLQVAVVDATPDRSRRILLANPMILTASDEVEAGTEASPNLPGVHAEIIRPKNVTVRFLNPQGMIDRRDFEGLEARSVQHQIDHLAGRMYFDNLGRVKRDMLIRKARKSR
- the rnhA gene encoding ribonuclease HI; this encodes MADLFAYTDGACSGNPGPGGWGALMLAMENGTVVKQRELHGGEAATTNNRMELLAAINALEALERASKITVVTDSNYVKNGITSWIFGWKKNGWKNAAKKPVANAELWQRLDQAQARHDVTWKWVKGHAGHPENERADALARAGMAPYKTKSK
- a CDS encoding DUF3429 domain-containing protein is translated as MTTPPRAPLILGLLGLIPFVWGAATVLNADLAEWSMRTLGSRFVGPYVQLFYGAVILSFMSGVLWGFATKAEGAQAATGYALSVIPALWAFLMTGNGPVAAGLNLMAGFTGLLLLDFAFWRWGLAPVWWMPLRVLLTGIVLICLAIGVFA